A single genomic interval of Juglans regia cultivar Chandler chromosome 1, Walnut 2.0, whole genome shotgun sequence harbors:
- the LOC109006250 gene encoding uncharacterized protein At2g34160-like, whose protein sequence is MEEITEGVNAINLAGDSHKKNRIQVSNTKKPLFFYVNLAKRYMQQHNEVELSALGMAIATVVTIAEILKNNGLAVEKRIMTSTVDIKDDSRGRPIQKAKIEIMLGKTENFDELMAAAAEERESRDGVDGDEQS, encoded by the exons ATGGAAGAGATCACAGAAGGAGTGAACGCCATAAACCTGGCCGGAGACTCCCACAAGAAGAACCGGATCCAAGTCTCCAACACTAAGAAGCCTTTATTCTTCTACGTCAATCTCGCTAAG AGGTATATGCAACAGCATAACGAGGTCGAGCTCTCCGCCCTTGGAATGG ctaTTGCCACGGTTGTCACTATAGcagaaattctgaaaaataatggacTGGCTGTTGAGAAGA GGATCATGACCTCAACTGTTGACATTAAGGATGACTCAAGGGGGCGACCGATCCAAAAGGCAAAG ATTGAAATAATGCTCGGGAAGACAGAAAACTTCGATGAATTGATGGCGGCTGCCGCTGAGGAGAGGGAATCGAGGGATGGTGTTGATGGTGATGAGCAAAGTTGA